A single genomic interval of Cupriavidus sp. MP-37 harbors:
- a CDS encoding helix-turn-helix domain-containing protein, whose amino-acid sequence MHLAWLRKQRGWSQETLSLESGLSRSYLSGIESGKRNLALANICRLAETLAVPTAEMLDFSRHDASQLQVEQARAPFGNRQRAAIEATVHHMSELSEPELNLVAAVARALAGKGSFRPALGHAGSGARCAPDAEASPES is encoded by the coding sequence TTGCATCTCGCCTGGCTACGCAAGCAACGCGGCTGGTCCCAGGAGACCCTTTCGCTCGAAAGCGGACTGTCGCGCTCCTACCTGAGCGGCATCGAAAGCGGCAAGCGCAACCTCGCGCTGGCCAACATCTGCAGGCTGGCCGAGACCCTCGCCGTACCGACCGCCGAGATGCTCGACTTCAGCCGCCACGACGCCAGCCAGCTGCAGGTCGAGCAAGCGCGCGCGCCGTTCGGCAACCGCCAGCGCGCGGCGATCGAGGCCACCGTGCACCATATGTCCGAGCTGAGCGAGCCCGAGCTGAACCTGGTAGCCGCGGTGGCGCGGGCGCTGGCGGGCAAGGGCAGCTTCCGCCCGGCGCTTGGGCACGCCGGTTCCGGCGCACGCTGCGCGCCCGATGCCGAGGCCAGTCCCGAAAGCTAG